Genomic window (Culex pipiens pallens isolate TS chromosome 3, TS_CPP_V2, whole genome shotgun sequence):
ttgcttaaactctaatggttccgcaaatgtccctcgatcggaacacccctgagggctccggccactccggattgtgaccagcactgccgaaatcaaaaactatttaagttttacaccaaaattgcttaaactctaatggttccgcaaatgtccctcgatcggaacacccctgagggctccggccaatccggattgtggccagcactgccgaaatgttgaatttcatgtccagtatcaaaaactattagagtttgacaccaaaattccttaaactctaatggttccacaaatgtccctcgatcggaacacccctgagggctccggccactccggaatgtgaccagcactgccgaaatcaaaaactatttaagttttacaccaaaattgcttaaactctaatggttccgcaaatgtccctcgatcggaacacccctgagggctccggccactccggattgtgaccagcactgccgaaatcaaaaactatttaagttttacaccaaaattgcttaaactctaatggttccgcaaatgtccctcgatcggaacacccctgagggctccggccactccggattgtgaccagcactgccgaaatcaaaaactatttaagttttacaccaaaattgcttaaactctaatggttccgcaaatgtccctcgatcggaacacccctgagggctccggccaatccggattgtggccagcactgccgaaatgttgaatttcatgtccagtatcaaaaactattaatgtttgacaccaaaattgcttaaactttaatggttccacaaatgtccctcgatcggaacacccctgagggctccggccactccggattgtgaccagcactgccgaaatcaaaaactatttaaGTTTTACACCAGAATTGCATAAACTctaatggttccgcaaatgtccctcgatcggaacacccctgagggctccggccactccggattgtgaccagcactgccgaaatcaaaaactatttaagttttacaccaaaattgcttaaactctaatggttccgcaaatgtccctcgatcggaacacccctgagggctccggccactccggattgtgaccagcactgccgaaatcaaaaactatttaagttttacaccaaaattgcttaaactctaatggttccgcaaatgtccctcgatcggaacacccctgagggctccggccaatccggattgtggccagcactgccgaaatgttgaatttcatgtccagtatcaaaaactattagagtttgacaccaaaattccttaaactctaatggttccacaaatgtccctcgatcggaacacccctgagggctccggccactccggattgtgaccagcactgccgaaatcaaaaactatttaagttttacaccaaaattgcttaaactctaatggttccgcaaatgtccctcgatcggaacacccctgagggctccggccactccggattgtgaccagcactgccgaaatcaaaaactatttaagttttacaccaaaattgcttaaactctaatggttccgcaaatgtccctcgatcggaacacccctgagggctccggccaatccggattgtggccagcactgccgaaatgttgaatttcatgtccagtatcaaaaactattagAGTTTGACACCAAAATTCCTTAAACTTTAATGGTTCCACAAATGTCCctcgatcggaacacccctgagggctccggccactccggattgtgaccagcactgccgaaatcaaaaactatttaagttttacaccaaaattgcttaaactctaatggttccgcaaatgtccctcgatcggaacacccctgagggctccggccactccggattgtgaccagcactgccgaaatcaaaaactatttaagttttacaccaaaattgcttaaactctaatggttccgcaaatgtccctcgatcggaacacccctgagggctccggccaatccggattgtggccagcactgccgaaatgttgaatttcatgtccagtatcaaaaactattagagtttgacaccaaaattccttaaactctaatggttccacaaatgtccctcgatcggaacacccctgagggctccggccactccggattgtgaccagcactgccgaaatcaaaaactatttaagttttacaccaaaattgcttaaactctaatggttccgcaaatgtccctcgATCGAAAACCCCTGAgggctccggccactccggattgtgaccagcactgccgaaatcaaaaactatttaagttttacaccaaaattgcttaaactctaatggttccgcaaatgtccctcgatcggaacatccctgagggctccggccaatccggattgtggccagcactgccgaaatgttgaatttcatgtccagtatcaaaaactattagAGTTTGACACCAAAATTCCTTAAACTTTAATGGTTCCACAAATGTCCctcgatcggaacacccctgagggctccggccactccggattgtgaccagcactgccgaaatcaaaaactatttaagttttacaccaaaattgcttaaactctaatggttccgcaaatgtccctcgatcggaacacccctgagggctccggccaatccggattgtggccagcactgccgaaatgttgaatttcatgtccagtatcaaaaactattaaagtttgacaccaaaattCCTTAAACTTTAATGGTTCCACAAATGTCCctcgatcggaacacccctgagggctccggccactccggattgtgaccagcactgccgaaatcaaaaactatttaagttttacaccaaaattgcttaaactctaatggttccgcaaatgtccctcgatcggaacacccctgagggctccggccaatccggattgtggccagcactgccgaaatgttgaatttcatgtccagtatcaaaaactattaatgtttgacaccaaaattgcttaaactttaatggttccacaaatgtccctcgatcggaacacccctgagggctccggccactccggattgtgaccagcactgccgaaatcaaaaactatttaagttttacaccaaaattgcataaactctaatggttccgcaaatgtccctcgatcggaacacccctgagggctccggttactccggattgtgaccagcactgccgaaatcaaaaactatttaagttttacaccaaaattgcttaaactctaatggttccgcaaatgtccctcgatcggaacacccctgagggctccggccaatccggattgtggccagcactgccgaaatgttgaatttcatgtccagtatcaaaaactattagagtttgacaccaaaattccttaaactctaatggttccacaaatgtccctcgatcggaacacccctgagggctccggttactccggattgtgaccagcactgccgaaatcaaaaactatttaagttttacaccaaaattgcttaaactctaatggttccgcaaatgtccctcgatcggaacacccctgagggctccggccaatccggattgtggccagcactgccgaaatgttgaatttcatgtccagtatcaaaaactattagagtttgacaccaaaattccttaaactctaatggttccacaaatgtccctcgatcggaacacccctgagggctccggccactccggattgtgaccagcactgccgaaatcaaaaactatttaagttttacaccaaaattgcttaaactctaatggttccgcaaatgtccctcgATCGAAAACCCCTGAgggctccggccactccggattgtgaccagcactgccgaaatcaaaaactatttaagttttacaccaaaattgcttaaactctaatggttccgcaaatgtccctcgatcggaacacccctgagggctccggccaatccggattgtggccagcactgccgaaatgttgaatttcatgtccagtatcaaaaactattagagtttgacaccaaaattccttaaactctaatggttccgcaaatgtccctcgatcggaacatccctgagggctccggccaatccggattgtggccagcactgccgaaatgttgaatttcatgtccagtatcaaaaactattagAGTTTGACACCAAAATTCCTTAAACTTTAATGGTTCCACAAATGTCCctcgatcggaacacccctgagggctccggccactccggattgtgaccagcactgccgaaatcaaaaactatttaagttttacaccaaaattgcttaaactctaatggttccgcaaatgtccctcgatcggaacacccctgagggctccggccaatccggattgtggccagcactgccgaaatgttgaatttcatgtccagtatcaaaaactattaaagtttgacaccaaaattCCTTAAACTTTAATGGTTCCACAAATGTCCctcgatcggaacacccctgagggctccggccactccggattgtgaccagcactgccgaaatcaaaaactatttaagttttacaccaaaattgcttaaactctaatggttccgcaaatgtccctcgatcggaacacccctgagggctccggccaatccggattgtggccagcactgccgaaatgttgaatttcatgtcctgtatcaaaaactattagagtttgacaccaaaattccttaaactctaatggttcggcaaatgtccctcgatcggaacacccctgagggctccggccaatccggattgtggccagcactgccgaaatgttgaatttcatgtcctgtatcaaaaactattagagtttgacaccaaaattccttaaactctaatggttcggcaaatgtccctcgatcggaacacccctgagggctccggccaatccggattgtggccagcactgccgaaatgttgaatttcatgtccagtatcaaaaactattaatgtttgacaccaaaattgcttaaactttaatggttccacaaatgtccctcgatcggaacacccctgagggctccggtcactccggattgtgaccagcactgccgaaatcaaaaactatttaagttttacaccaaaattgcttaaactctaatggttccgcaaatgtccctcgatcggaacacccctgagggctccggccactccggattgtgaccagcactgccgaaatcaaaaactatttaagttttacaccaaaattgcttaaactctaatggttccgcaaatgtccctcgatcggaacacccctgagggctccggccaatccggattgtggccagcactgccgaaatgttgaatttcatgtccagtatcaaaaactattagagtttgacaccaaaattccttaaactcttatggttccacaaatgtccctcgatcggaacacccctgagggctccggccactccggattgtgaccaacACTGCCGaaatcaaaaactatttaagttttacaccaaaattgcttaaactctaatggttccgcaaatgtccctcgatcggaacacccctgagggctccggccaatccggattgtggccagcactgccgaaatgttgaatttcatgtccagtatcaaaaactattaatgtttgacaccaaaattgcttaaactttaatggttccacaaatgtccctcgatcggaacacccctgagggctccggccactccggattgtgaccagcactgccgaaatcaaaaactatttaagttttacaccaaaattgcataaactctaatggttccgcaaatgtccctcgatcggaacacccctgagggctccggccactccggattgtgaccagcactgccgaaatcaaaaactatttaagttttacaccaaaattgcttaaactctaatggttccgcaaatgtccctcgatcggaacacccctgagggctccggccaatccggattgtggccagcactgccgaaatgttgaatttcatgtccagtatcaaaaactattagagtttgacaccaaaattccttaaactcttatggttccacaaatgtccctcgatcggaacacccctgagggctccggccactccggattgtgaccaacACTGCCGaaatcaaaaactatttaagttttacaccaaaattgcttaaactctaatggttccgcaaatgtccctcgatcggaacacccctgagggctccggccaatccggattgtggccagcactgccgaaatgttgaatttcatgtcctgtatcaaaaactattagagtttgacaccaaaattccttaaactctaatggttcggcaaatgtccctcgatcggaacacccctgagggctccggccaatccggattgtggccagcactgccgaaatgttgaatttcatgtcctgtatcaaaaactattagagtttgacaccaaaattccttaaactctaatggttcggcaaatgtccctcgatcggaacacccctgagggctccggccaatccggattgtggccagcactgccgaaatgttgaatttcatgtccagtatcaaaaactattaatgtttgacaccaaaattgcttaaactttaatggttccacaaatgtccctcgatcggaacacccctgagggctccggccactccggattgtgaccagcactgccgaaatcaaaaactatttaagttttacaccaaaattgcttaaactctaatggttccgcaaatgtccctcgatcggaacacccctgagggctccggccaatccggattgtggccagcactgccgaaatgttgaatttcatgtccagtatcaaaaactattaatgtttgacaccaaaattgcttaaactttaatggttccacaaatgtccctcgatcggaacacccctgagggctccggccactccggattgtgaccagcactgccgaaatcaaaaactatttaagttttacaccaaaattgcataaactctaatggttccgcaaatgtccctcgatcggaacacccctgagggctccggttactccggattgtgaccagcactgccgaaatcaaaaactatttaagttttacaccaaaattgcttaaactctaatggttccgcaaatgtccctcgatcggaacacccctgagggctccggccaatccggattgtggccagcactgccgaaatgttgaatttcatgtccagtatcaaaaactattaatgtttgacaccaaaattgcttaaactttaatggttccacaaatgtccctcgatcggaacacccctgagggctccggccactccggattgtgaccagcactgccgaaatcaaaaactatttaagttttacaccaaaattgcttaaactctaatggttccgcaaatgtccctcgatcggaacacccctgagggctcCGGCCAATCCGGATTGAAGCCAGCACTGCCGAAATGttgaatttcatgtccagtatcaaaaactattagagtttgacaccaaaattgcttaaactctaatggttcggcaaatgtccctcgatcggaacacccctgagggctccggccaatccggattgtggccagcactgccgaaatgttgaatttcatgtccagtatcaaaaactatgaaagtttgacaccaaaattACTTAAACTTTAATGGTTCCACAAATGTCCctcgatcggaacacccctgagggctccggccactccggattgtggccagcactgccgaaatcaaaaactatttaagtttgacaccaaaattgcttaaaatctaATCCCAACTGAATGTAACGTAATTAAGGAACGCACCCTTAAAAAACACGTATTGAGTGAGCGGGTCTTCACGGGTCATTTTGTTAATCAAACCTGTTTCTACATTAATTtgatcgagaaattaaaagtgagagtgtatgcaacatggagtttaactttctgtgaagttgctgtaAAGATTACCACGGcccttttaaaagtttatttccatgttgcacgcacacactctcactttaaaTTTCTCGGTAAATTGTATCCACTTACCTTTTTCTCAAAAACGTTCAATTAACCAGTTCGCACGAAAAATTTAGCACGGAGCACAACACCACAACTGGATTGAAATACTTCCTTACGACAAATGATTTGATGTTGATTTCAGGGATGctggttttgttttttgactATCTGGCAGCTCTGCCAACCGTTACCACAGTTGATTATTGCTGTCAAACGCCAAACCTTTTAAACCAATCACATGGCGCCAGATGATGATGGAATGTGAATTTCGTGGAGTTAGACAAGGAGGTCGAATTATTGGGCATAAACGCCATTAATGCCCAAATTGGTTTAATTGGACTTTGTACACGCTTTGTAATgacacttttaaaaaactccAAACAACGCGACTTTCAAAGGGTTTTAATAGACAATGctggaaaataaaaacattttgaaatgttaaatatTCAATAGGGGTTCTtaccataaaaatcaaaaattttgctgTTATTGTTAtcaataaagtttatttttaaattgttcaaacTATTTTGACTTGTAAAATTTTtcgttaagttaagttaagtctTATTAACAATCCTAACTGTTTAGTGTAAGGTTCAAAAACAGTTGGAATCATTAGAATTACTCCAcaaaaacgtcatcatttgacGATCAGTTTGTTAAGGTTTTGAATAGTGCCGTAACTACATTTCTTTTAGTAGTGATATAGTTTGGACTATTCCCCCGATGGTTTTTGATTATGGGGAGGGTATTAGTTGggctgtcccgcccgtgtggatcaatcggaccgcgcactggactccaatccagaggtcgccggttcgaatcccgcggcgggcgctctaaaattctttgtgtaaatatgggtattcggcgctccttgccatactttcatacacttaggagcccagggcggcgaagtccttgtagataaaaaggaagacactagtggatggtactagcaatggtgaccgacagctataaagtcaacttcattAGTGGGCTTTAAAGGAAAAATGTGTGGAGGTtcgaaaaaactagctgaatatttgaagtgtcattcatatgtttataggacctaataaaaaaaaaactctaggatTGAAAATAAGGAGTTAgattcacgtttttttttgtttgtctgtGCACACAGATGGCGTTATTTCAGGTTTGAGTCTAGGAGTACATAGTTCTCTCATTGGCCGCTAGGGGTGCTTGGGTGAAAAAAGGAGCCGCCGGAAAAAAGGAGTTCGATTCACACAAGTATTTTTTGGCAACACTGGCCCAACAAGAAAcgtcaaactttgaaaaacaacaacaaaaacaaaatccgcgtcgtcgtcgtcgtcgtggaagCTGTCCTTTTTTTCGCGGCTTGCGTGCCAATTCCCTGCTCGGTTGTGGTCGATTCCTCGAAACCGGCCGCGCTATGACGTCCTCCCAGGACGCGTGCTACATTTCGCTGCTGGGACTGGCCGAGTACTTCCGCACGTCGTCGCCGCCCAACATCAAAAAGTGCATCCAATGTCTGCAGGCGTTGTTTACGTTCAAGCCGCCGCTCAAGGTGGAGGCCCGGACGCATCTGCAGCTGGGGCAGATTCTGATGGCTTATACGAAGAATACCGAGCTGGCGCGGAATCATTTGGAGCAGGCGTGGATGCTGTCGGAgaatattaataattttgacGACGTCAAGTTTGACACGGCTAGTTTGTTGGCGCAATTGTACCAGCAGCAGGAGCAGAGTTCGCTGGCGAAGCCGGTTCTGCGGAAGGCGATCGAGCTGTCCCAGCACAATGTGTACTGGCACTGTAAGCTGCTGTTTCAGTTGGCGCAAACTCACGCGACGGACAAGGAGTATGCGCTGGCGTCGGAGCTGTTGGCGGTTGGGGTGGAATCGACGGACGAGTCGAACGCGACGTATTTGAAGTCGTTGTTTCTGCTGAGTCGTGCCATGATCATGATGATCGAGCGCAAGAGCAGCGACGTGCTGGCGATTTTGAACCAGGCCGGGACTATCATTGATAATGCGATTCAAAACATTCACCTGAAGGAGTACCTTAAGGTGTTCTTCTTCGTGCTGCAGGTGTGCCACTATCTGCAGCTGGGCCAGGTGAAGACGGTCAAGACCAGTCTGAAGCAGCTGCAGCAGAGCATCCAAACGATAATGGCGCCGAACTGGCCGTCGGACGAGCAAATCTTCGGCCAGAACAGTACGGAAATGTTCATGTGGCTGCCGAAGGAGCAGCTGTACGTGCTGGTGTATTTGGTGACGGTGTCGCACTCGATGATGGCCGGATACATGGACAAGGCGCAAAAGTACACGGAGAAGGCGCTGACGCAGATTGAGAAGTTGAAGTGTGAGTATTTCCGGAATTGTTACTCGATTTCCTTTTGCTCATTTAATACTGTTTCTTCCAGCCCAGGAGAACAAACCGATCCTGGCGGTGTTCCAGATCATCCTGCTGGAGCACATCATCATGTGCCGGCTGGTGATGGGCAACAAGTCGCTCGCCATCAAGGAGATTGCCCTGGCCAAGGACGTCTGTCTGTCGTCGTCGCACAAGTTCCTGCTCAAGAAACATTCCCCCCAGCTGCACTGTCTCCTGGGCCTTTACTCGATGTCCGCCAGCCTGTTCGACCACGCCGAACGGCAGTTCTACACCTGCATCCAGGAGACGACCGAGCGGGACTTGAAGCTGTTTGCCAACCTGAACCTGGCGATCGTGTATCTGCGGATGAAGCGCGAGCCGGATCTGCGCGCCATTCTCGACCAGGTCCAGCAGGAAAATTCCCTCTGCTCCAACAGCCAAGCCCTGATGGGAAGCTTCTACTACGTGCAAGGCTTGAACGCGTTCCACAAGAGCAGCTTCCACGAGGCAAAGTAAGTAGAGGTGAGGTGACTTCCAAGACATCACTTAACCCTCCTTCTTCTTTCAGACGCTTCCTCCGCGAGACCCTCAAGATGGCCAACGCGGAAGACCTGAACCGGCTGACTTCCTGCTCGCTCGTCCTGCTCAGCCACG
Coding sequences:
- the LOC120425867 gene encoding MAU2 chromatid cohesion factor homolog, translating into MTSSQDACYISLLGLAEYFRTSSPPNIKKCIQCLQALFTFKPPLKVEARTHLQLGQILMAYTKNTELARNHLEQAWMLSENINNFDDVKFDTASLLAQLYQQQEQSSLAKPVLRKAIELSQHNVYWHCKLLFQLAQTHATDKEYALASELLAVGVESTDESNATYLKSLFLLSRAMIMMIERKSSDVLAILNQAGTIIDNAIQNIHLKEYLKVFFFVLQVCHYLQLGQVKTVKTSLKQLQQSIQTIMAPNWPSDEQIFGQNSTEMFMWLPKEQLYVLVYLVTVSHSMMAGYMDKAQKYTEKALTQIEKLKSQENKPILAVFQIILLEHIIMCRLVMGNKSLAIKEIALAKDVCLSSSHKFLLKKHSPQLHCLLGLYSMSASLFDHAERQFYTCIQETTERDLKLFANLNLAIVYLRMKREPDLRAILDQVQQENSLCSNSQALMGSFYYVQGLNAFHKSSFHEAKRFLRETLKMANAEDLNRLTSCSLVLLSHVFLSIGNSKESMNMVTPAMQLASKIPDIHVQLWGSAILKDLHRMLKEPALEQEAYNNHLNFSQNLIADQLKCTKFQEHTLINWIQGDPPMPMLTTQEPMMGEPSQAAAAAMRVAAGAPGQQVIFQ